The following coding sequences lie in one Bradyrhizobium sp. G127 genomic window:
- a CDS encoding type IV toxin-antitoxin system AbiEi family antitoxin domain-containing protein: MSELMAGKLNWLEHHLPEGLLVDASWLAKHNYSTALRHRYVKSGWLQQPARQVYTRSRGPLSWQQVVISLQNLLQLPLVVGGRTALELHGFTHYLSHRTLEVHLYGTKAPPEWLNKLPIETHFRYHNIQKLFSNEPVTIGLGSLEWDVVRQQVASTDTASFEVQSWGQSNWPLTLSSPERAVLELLAELPDHESFHQVDKLMEGMGSLRPRRLQKLLVDCKSVKVKRLFFFFSDRHHHAWLKYLEKDKIDLGKGKRVLAKGGKFDSAYQITVPEDLDGIL, from the coding sequence ATGAGTGAGCTTATGGCCGGAAAGTTAAACTGGTTGGAACATCACCTTCCAGAAGGGCTCTTGGTTGATGCCTCCTGGCTTGCCAAGCATAATTATTCGACCGCCCTACGACATCGCTACGTGAAGAGTGGTTGGCTTCAGCAGCCCGCAAGGCAGGTCTATACTCGTTCCCGTGGCCCCCTCAGTTGGCAGCAGGTGGTGATCTCTCTCCAGAATCTGTTGCAACTTCCACTTGTCGTCGGCGGGAGAACCGCGCTCGAATTGCATGGATTCACCCACTATCTTTCGCATCGGACTTTGGAGGTGCATCTCTACGGCACCAAGGCGCCACCGGAATGGCTGAACAAGCTGCCGATAGAAACGCATTTTCGCTATCACAACATCCAAAAACTCTTCAGCAATGAACCTGTCACGATAGGGCTTGGCAGTTTGGAGTGGGATGTTGTCAGACAACAGGTTGCAAGCACTGACACTGCGAGCTTTGAGGTGCAATCCTGGGGGCAATCAAATTGGCCGCTCACGCTATCCTCGCCTGAGCGTGCTGTCTTGGAATTGCTCGCTGAGTTACCCGATCATGAAAGCTTCCACCAAGTCGACAAACTGATGGAGGGCATGGGTAGCCTGCGTCCGAGACGATTGCAGAAGCTACTGGTGGACTGCAAAAGCGTGAAGGTTAAAAGGCTCTTCTTCTTCTTTTCCGATCGGCATCATCATGCTTGGCTCAAATATCTAGAGAAAGACAAGATCGATCTCGGTAAGGGCAAACGCGTGTTGGCTAAGGGAGGCAAGTTTGATTCCGCTTACCAGATAACGGTCCCGGAGGACCTTGATGGCATTCTCTGA